The following are from one region of the Paenalkalicoccus suaedae genome:
- the pheT gene encoding phenylalanine--tRNA ligase subunit beta, protein MLVSYNWLKEYVDVEDLTPQEIADKLTLSGVEVDAVTKLDADITNLVVGKVISCEKHPEADKLKICQVDVGEETVQIVCGAKNVAEGMFVAVARVGARLPGGMKIKRAKLRGETSEGMICSLQELGFDSKVVAKKYSEGIFAFPEEMVPGESATEVLGLNDTVLELDLTPNRSDCLSMLGVAYEIGAILNRDVIVPEPSIVPVAETTADYMSVKVDALKDNPFYEATVIRNVRVGESPLWLQSALMAAGVRPLNNVVDVTNYVLLEYGQPLHAFDYNKFGSKEVVVRRATNDEKIQTLDGQERTLQSDHLVITNGQAPVAIAGVMGGSNSEVSNETTDVLVEAAYFDAAVVRQAQRDLGIRSDASVRYEKGVDPNRVREAGDRAVSLIQQLAGGDVLAEPAVIDELDRENKSVSITLNKINNTLGTGLTVTQVGSIFKQLKFDFDESDETFTVSVPTRRQDIQIEADIVEEVARLFGYDNIPTTLPNIPTTQGGLTATQRKKRQVRRYLESVGMHEAISYSLTTSAKESAFVSPEAARVSVSLPMSEERSTLRTTLVPHLLDALSHNKNRNTYDVALFELGSVFTTGETTITEQPSETTKLAGAVMGLWQEHAWQGEKKAVDFFVVKGIVEGLLEKLHVTEGVVFEKAERMGMHPGRTAKLTVHGEDVGYIGQIHPSTAKAWSLPETYVFDLDISKLMDIEEATMRYQAIPRYPAVARDIALVVDESISAHQLETIIRSHGGRLLVDVSLFDLYQGEHVEAGKKSVAFSLRYLDREKTLTEEEVSAAHGKVLVGLEQEAGAVLRT, encoded by the coding sequence TTGCTAGTATCATATAACTGGTTAAAAGAATATGTAGACGTGGAAGACTTAACACCACAAGAAATCGCAGACAAGCTAACGCTTAGCGGGGTTGAAGTGGATGCTGTGACAAAGCTTGACGCGGATATCACGAATTTAGTAGTAGGTAAGGTGATTTCCTGCGAAAAGCACCCTGAAGCGGATAAGCTAAAAATTTGTCAGGTGGATGTTGGCGAAGAGACGGTACAAATCGTCTGTGGCGCGAAAAACGTAGCAGAAGGCATGTTTGTTGCCGTTGCACGCGTTGGTGCACGCCTTCCTGGTGGCATGAAAATCAAGCGCGCAAAGCTTCGTGGCGAAACGTCCGAAGGCATGATTTGTTCGTTACAGGAGCTTGGCTTTGATTCGAAGGTTGTTGCGAAAAAGTATAGCGAAGGCATCTTTGCTTTCCCAGAGGAAATGGTTCCAGGCGAATCAGCAACAGAAGTACTTGGTCTTAACGACACGGTGCTTGAGCTTGATCTAACGCCAAACCGCTCGGACTGCCTGAGCATGCTAGGTGTAGCGTACGAAATTGGAGCGATTTTAAATCGTGACGTGATTGTACCAGAGCCAAGCATCGTGCCAGTAGCAGAAACAACGGCAGACTATATGTCCGTTAAAGTAGACGCGCTAAAGGACAATCCTTTTTACGAAGCGACGGTTATCCGCAACGTACGTGTAGGAGAATCGCCACTATGGCTACAGTCGGCGTTAATGGCAGCAGGCGTTCGTCCACTTAACAACGTCGTTGACGTAACGAACTACGTCTTACTTGAATACGGTCAGCCACTTCACGCGTTTGATTACAATAAATTTGGATCAAAAGAAGTGGTGGTACGTCGTGCAACAAACGACGAAAAGATTCAAACACTTGATGGACAAGAACGCACGCTTCAATCCGATCACCTCGTGATTACAAACGGTCAAGCGCCTGTTGCAATCGCTGGGGTTATGGGTGGATCGAACTCCGAGGTGTCAAACGAGACAACAGACGTATTAGTCGAAGCGGCATATTTTGATGCAGCAGTTGTACGTCAAGCGCAGCGCGACCTTGGTATCCGCAGTGATGCAAGTGTCCGTTACGAGAAGGGCGTAGATCCAAACCGCGTGCGTGAAGCGGGAGATCGTGCTGTATCTCTTATTCAGCAACTTGCTGGCGGAGACGTGTTAGCAGAGCCTGCGGTTATTGACGAGCTAGATCGCGAGAATAAGTCTGTATCGATCACGCTTAACAAGATCAATAACACACTCGGAACAGGTCTTACTGTAACGCAGGTTGGCTCTATCTTTAAGCAGCTTAAGTTTGACTTTGACGAGAGTGACGAAACGTTCACAGTTTCTGTCCCAACTCGCAGACAGGATATTCAGATTGAAGCAGATATCGTCGAGGAGGTTGCGCGTCTGTTTGGCTACGATAACATCCCAACGACGCTACCAAACATTCCAACGACTCAAGGTGGATTAACTGCGACGCAGCGCAAAAAGCGTCAGGTGCGCCGCTACCTTGAATCTGTAGGCATGCACGAGGCCATCAGCTATTCGTTAACAACATCGGCAAAGGAGTCTGCGTTTGTTTCTCCAGAAGCAGCTCGAGTATCTGTCTCACTCCCAATGAGCGAGGAGAGAAGCACGCTCAGAACGACGCTTGTGCCTCATCTCTTAGATGCGCTGTCGCACAACAAGAATCGCAACACATACGACGTTGCGCTGTTTGAGCTCGGCTCAGTATTTACGACGGGAGAAACAACGATCACGGAGCAACCATCGGAGACGACGAAGCTTGCTGGTGCTGTGATGGGCCTCTGGCAGGAGCATGCATGGCAGGGCGAGAAGAAGGCAGTGGACTTCTTTGTTGTGAAGGGCATTGTCGAAGGACTTTTAGAGAAGTTGCATGTAACAGAAGGCGTTGTTTTTGAGAAGGCAGAACGTATGGGCATGCACCCTGGACGTACGGCGAAGTTAACCGTTCACGGCGAAGACGTTGGCTACATTGGGCAAATCCACCCATCAACAGCGAAGGCATGGTCCCTACCTGAGACGTACGTGTTTGATTTAGATATAAGCAAGCTTATGGACATCGAAGAAGCAACGATGCGCTATCAAGCAATCCCGCGCTACCCGGCAGTAGCTCGTGATATTGCGCTTGTCGTCGATGAATCCATCTCGGCACATCAGCTTGAGACGATCATTCGCTCGCACGGTGGAAGACTTCTTGTAGACGTCTCTCTATTTGACCTTTATCAAGGAGAGCACGTGGAGGCTGGTAAGAAGTCTGTCGCGTTCTCGTTGCGTTATCTCGATCGTGAGAAGACGTTGACGGAGGAAGAAGTGAGTGCGGCTCACGGTAAGGTGTTAGTAGGCTTAGAGCAGGAAGCTGGCGCTGTTTTACGGACGTAA
- the pheS gene encoding phenylalanine--tRNA ligase subunit alpha: MLDRLQELHDEAMVRVAEASTLQELNDVRVAYLGKKGAITEVMKGMGKLTPEERPIVGEKANVVRQSVGRLIEEKEQTLQEAAIREQLNKESIDVTLPGRDVQAGGRHPLTSVVETIEDVFIGMGFQVAEGPEVETDYYNFESLNLPKHHPARDMQDTFFITPELLLRTQTSPVQTRTMEKHEGKGPVKIICPGKVYRRDEDDATHSHQFMQIEGLVVGEGIRMSDLKGIFEKFVANYFGPERKIRLRPSFFPFTEPSAELDISCAICHGEGCRTCKQTGWIEVLGSGMVHPNVLRMGGFDPEKYSGFAFGMGVERFAMLKYGIDDIRHFYTNDTRFLSQFTQE, from the coding sequence ATGCTAGATAGACTGCAGGAGCTTCATGACGAAGCAATGGTGCGTGTAGCTGAGGCGAGCACGCTCCAAGAATTAAACGATGTGCGAGTGGCGTACTTAGGGAAAAAGGGTGCGATCACAGAAGTAATGAAGGGCATGGGCAAGCTAACGCCTGAAGAGCGCCCAATTGTTGGAGAAAAGGCGAACGTTGTCCGTCAGTCCGTAGGACGATTGATTGAGGAGAAGGAGCAGACGCTTCAGGAAGCAGCGATACGCGAGCAACTCAATAAGGAAAGCATTGATGTCACACTACCAGGTCGTGATGTACAAGCCGGTGGACGTCACCCATTAACGTCGGTTGTAGAGACGATTGAAGACGTCTTTATCGGTATGGGCTTCCAGGTTGCAGAAGGTCCAGAGGTTGAGACAGACTACTATAACTTTGAATCATTAAACTTACCAAAGCATCACCCAGCGCGTGATATGCAGGATACATTCTTTATTACGCCAGAGCTTTTACTACGCACACAAACGTCGCCTGTACAAACGCGTACGATGGAAAAGCATGAAGGCAAAGGTCCTGTTAAAATCATTTGTCCTGGTAAGGTATACCGTCGCGACGAAGATGATGCGACGCACTCTCACCAGTTCATGCAAATTGAAGGACTTGTTGTTGGCGAAGGAATTCGCATGAGTGACTTAAAAGGAATTTTTGAAAAATTTGTTGCGAACTACTTCGGACCAGAGCGCAAAATTCGCCTCCGTCCAAGCTTCTTCCCATTCACAGAGCCATCGGCTGAGCTTGATATCTCGTGTGCAATCTGTCACGGAGAAGGCTGTCGTACGTGTAAGCAGACAGGCTGGATTGAAGTATTAGGCTCTGGTATGGTACATCCAAACGTCCTACGTATGGGTGGATTTGATCCAGAGAAATACAGTGGATTTGCATTTGGAATGGGCGTAGAGCGCTTCGCTATGCTTAAATACGGAATCGATGATATTCGTCATTTCTATACAAACGACACGCGTTTCTTATCACAATTTACTCAAGAATAG
- a CDS encoding TrmH family RNA methyltransferase, translating to MEYISSVQNPRVKAWKKLHKKKERDRSGLFIIEGRHLVEEALKAGLNVKDLIIEEGVELSKEWDVCDVLRVEVPERVMKEICETETPQGIAAICELPDRQNILFEKGKFLLIDNVQDPGNIGTMVRTADAAGLDGIILGEGCADPFSGKVLRATQGSLFHISVQKMDLHEAIERCKENGVPVFGTSLHGSTFNAIAPQENFALLLGNEGSGVDPTLLKQTDQNLYIPIHGEAESLNVGVAAGILMYHLRGD from the coding sequence ATGGAATATATCTCGTCTGTGCAAAACCCGAGGGTAAAGGCGTGGAAGAAGTTGCATAAAAAGAAGGAGCGCGATCGTTCCGGCCTGTTTATCATTGAGGGGCGGCATTTAGTCGAGGAGGCACTGAAGGCTGGACTTAACGTCAAAGACTTGATCATCGAAGAGGGTGTAGAGCTTTCAAAAGAGTGGGATGTGTGCGACGTTCTCCGTGTAGAAGTGCCGGAGCGAGTCATGAAAGAGATTTGTGAGACAGAGACGCCACAAGGGATCGCGGCGATTTGTGAACTACCTGACAGACAAAATATTTTATTTGAAAAAGGCAAGTTTTTATTAATAGATAATGTACAGGACCCAGGTAATATCGGAACGATGGTACGTACGGCAGATGCTGCTGGACTCGATGGCATTATTTTAGGTGAAGGCTGTGCCGATCCGTTTAGCGGGAAAGTGTTACGTGCGACGCAAGGTAGCCTATTTCATATTTCTGTACAAAAGATGGATTTGCATGAAGCCATTGAGCGCTGCAAGGAGAACGGTGTACCAGTGTTTGGCACGAGCTTGCACGGCAGTACGTTTAATGCGATTGCCCCTCAAGAAAACTTTGCGCTCCTTTTAGGTAATGAGGGTAGTGGGGTCGATCCGACGCTGTTAAAGCAAACGGATCAAAATTTATATATTCCGATTCACGGGGAAGCGGAGTCGTTAAACGTAGGGGTTGCTGCTGGAATTTTAATGTATCATTTACGTGGCGACTAA
- the sspI gene encoding small acid-soluble spore protein SspI produces the protein MSFALRPAILANIQGNSNEEVEATIVDAISRNEEKMLPGLGVMMELLWQTASEEEKATVTARISEALTK, from the coding sequence ATGTCTTTTGCGCTTCGGCCAGCTATTCTGGCAAACATTCAAGGGAATTCAAATGAGGAAGTGGAAGCAACGATCGTCGATGCTATTTCACGTAATGAAGAGAAAATGCTACCAGGTCTAGGTGTCATGATGGAGCTACTTTGGCAAACAGCATCGGAAGAAGAAAAAGCGACTGTAACTGCACGAATTTCAGAGGCTCTGACGAAGTAA
- a CDS encoding M42 family metallopeptidase produces the protein MEDMLQMLKDLTDANGIPGNEREPRDVMRKYITPFADDVETDHLGSLIAKKVGDENGPKIMVAGHLDEIGFMVTNIDDRGFIKFQPVGGWWEQVMLAQRVTVMTSKGDIPGVIGSKPPHILPPEARKKSVDKKDMFIDIGATSKEEAMEFGVKPGDSIVPVCDFTVMKNEKLLMAKAWDNRIGCAIAIEVLKRLKGEAHPNVVYGVGTVQEEVGLRGARTSAHHIQPDIGFGVDVGIAGDTPGVTEKEALSKMGEGPQIIMFDASMVGHKGLRDFVTNTADEKGIPYQYDAVPGGGTDSGAIHLTANGVPALSITIATRYIHTHAAILHRDDFENAVKLIVEVIKKLDRKTVDAITFD, from the coding sequence ATGGAAGACATGCTACAAATGCTGAAAGATTTAACGGATGCTAATGGGATCCCAGGTAACGAACGTGAGCCACGTGACGTGATGAGAAAGTACATCACACCGTTCGCGGATGATGTAGAAACAGATCACTTAGGAAGTCTTATTGCCAAAAAAGTAGGTGATGAGAACGGACCAAAAATCATGGTTGCAGGTCACTTAGATGAGATCGGATTTATGGTGACAAACATTGATGACAGAGGGTTTATTAAGTTTCAACCAGTCGGAGGTTGGTGGGAGCAGGTAATGCTCGCGCAACGTGTCACGGTGATGACGTCTAAAGGCGATATCCCTGGCGTAATCGGCTCAAAGCCACCGCACATCTTGCCTCCAGAAGCTCGCAAAAAATCTGTTGATAAAAAAGATATGTTTATCGATATCGGTGCGACAAGCAAAGAAGAAGCGATGGAGTTTGGCGTAAAGCCAGGTGACTCAATCGTGCCTGTTTGTGACTTTACGGTCATGAAAAACGAGAAGCTATTAATGGCAAAAGCATGGGACAACCGTATTGGCTGTGCGATTGCGATTGAAGTATTAAAGCGTCTTAAAGGCGAAGCGCATCCAAACGTCGTGTACGGTGTTGGAACGGTACAGGAAGAAGTAGGACTTCGCGGAGCGCGTACTTCTGCGCACCACATTCAGCCAGACATCGGCTTTGGCGTGGACGTTGGTATCGCAGGAGATACTCCTGGCGTAACGGAGAAAGAAGCACTATCTAAAATGGGCGAAGGTCCACAAATTATTATGTTTGATGCATCGATGGTTGGACATAAAGGTCTGCGTGATTTTGTCACAAATACTGCGGACGAAAAAGGCATTCCGTACCAGTATGATGCTGTGCCAGGTGGCGGAACGGACTCCGGTGCGATTCACTTAACAGCAAATGGGGTACCAGCGCTATCGATTACGATCGCAACTCGTTATATTCACACGCACGCAGCGATCTTACACCGTGATGATTTCGAAAATGCGGTTAAACTGATTGTAGAAGTAATCAAAAAGTTAGATCGTAAGACTGTAGATGCGATTACGTTTGACTAA
- the dut gene encoding dUTP diphosphatase — protein sequence MTKTVGVKRLIQEARLPHRANETDAGLDVYAAEDKWIEAGSYETIRTGIAIELPPSTEAQIRPRSGLAHKFGITVLNSPGTIDEGYRGEIKIMLINHGKEAFQVEVGMRIAQMVIAPVLLSPIKEIQELTETPRGEGGFGSSGLRDDV from the coding sequence ATGACAAAGACAGTTGGAGTAAAACGATTAATACAAGAGGCGCGGCTACCTCATCGAGCAAACGAAACGGATGCGGGTCTAGATGTATATGCGGCCGAGGATAAATGGATTGAGGCGGGTAGCTATGAGACGATTCGCACCGGAATTGCAATCGAATTACCGCCATCAACAGAGGCACAAATTCGACCGAGGAGTGGCCTTGCTCACAAGTTTGGCATTACCGTACTAAATAGCCCTGGGACAATTGATGAAGGCTATCGCGGAGAAATTAAAATCATGCTCATTAATCATGGAAAAGAAGCGTTTCAAGTCGAAGTAGGCATGCGGATTGCACAGATGGTCATTGCACCTGTTTTACTTTCTCCTATTAAGGAGATACAGGAATTAACAGAGACACCGAGAGGCGAAGGGGGATTTGGTTCGTCTGGTTTGCGAGATGACGTGTAA
- a CDS encoding sigma-w pathway protein ysdB, whose translation MTVLLFRLFLLIAVGIIVFSIGKYVLDPKRKLERAKQRGDFYLLDDVDQVRKNVLFTVHGALFYGEKFLGPSEDSFEVVRIAVHTDDIDQLQGMQAQDFVFLEKELTVRYPKAEIEWRSPIKEVRKRLKT comes from the coding sequence ATGACTGTTCTATTATTTCGGCTATTCCTTCTAATCGCTGTTGGTATTATCGTCTTCAGCATTGGAAAGTACGTGCTTGATCCAAAGCGTAAGCTCGAGCGCGCGAAGCAGCGCGGAGACTTTTATTTATTAGATGATGTTGATCAGGTTCGTAAAAATGTGTTATTCACCGTTCACGGCGCGTTGTTTTATGGCGAAAAATTTCTTGGTCCTTCAGAAGATTCGTTTGAAGTTGTTCGCATCGCTGTTCACACAGACGATATAGACCAATTACAAGGCATGCAGGCGCAAGACTTCGTCTTCCTCGAAAAAGAGCTAACGGTGCGTTATCCGAAAGCAGAAATCGAGTGGAGAAGTCCTATAAAAGAGGTTAGAAAACGTTTAAAGACGTGA
- a CDS encoding TVP38/TMEM64 family protein: MDIDMIQHQIAQVIEEAGVIAPILFVLLHLFRPILFLPVVLVCVAGGYFFGFLYGTLYSIIGLSLMSFVFYIIVNKFPTFREKIASLKQKVFKDREMSVGQVMILRMMPFVHFHLLSLYLMEMTKTFKGYMYYSVVGILLPAAIFTGFGHVLTDVPWEVSIVLIALALTAFGLLEWRKNRSPADKNQVDPQ, encoded by the coding sequence ATGGATATCGACATGATCCAACATCAAATCGCGCAAGTGATTGAAGAAGCAGGAGTAATTGCCCCAATCCTATTTGTTTTACTGCATCTCTTTCGACCAATATTATTTTTGCCAGTCGTACTAGTATGTGTTGCTGGCGGGTATTTCTTTGGCTTTTTGTATGGAACGCTTTATTCAATTATCGGACTTAGCTTGATGAGCTTTGTTTTTTACATCATCGTGAATAAATTTCCTACTTTTAGAGAAAAGATAGCGAGCTTAAAACAGAAGGTGTTTAAGGATCGAGAAATGTCTGTCGGGCAAGTCATGATTCTTCGAATGATGCCATTTGTGCATTTTCATTTGCTCTCACTTTATTTAATGGAGATGACGAAGACATTTAAAGGCTATATGTATTATTCGGTTGTTGGTATTCTACTACCGGCTGCTATCTTTACAGGGTTTGGTCATGTCTTAACAGATGTGCCGTGGGAGGTATCTATTGTTCTAATCGCTCTTGCCTTAACAGCTTTTGGGCTTTTAGAGTGGAGGAAAAACCGATCGCCTGCTGATAAAAATCAGGTAGATCCACAATAA
- a CDS encoding DUF1294 domain-containing protein, translated as MEALILFGYLLVINIIAATLFIGDKQAARAKKRRISEKNLLTIAFLGGALGMLITGQVIRHKTKKPVFKLLLPVFVLAHATLLIYLGFI; from the coding sequence ATGGAAGCACTTATCCTCTTTGGATATTTACTTGTCATAAATATCATAGCTGCAACATTATTTATAGGAGACAAGCAAGCTGCACGAGCAAAAAAGCGACGCATCTCTGAAAAGAACCTACTAACGATCGCGTTTCTTGGCGGTGCATTAGGCATGCTTATAACAGGACAAGTTATCCGACACAAAACAAAAAAGCCGGTCTTTAAGCTTTTATTGCCCGTATTTGTCCTTGCACATGCTACACTGCTCATATATCTTGGATTTATTTAG
- the rplT gene encoding 50S ribosomal protein L20 produces MARVKGGYVTRRRRKKILKLAKGYVGSKHRLFKTAQGQVMKSFLYAYRDRRQKKRDFRKLWITRINAAARINGLSYNRFMHGLKTAGIDMNRKMLADLAVNDEKAFADLAAKAKENLK; encoded by the coding sequence ATGGCTCGAGTAAAAGGCGGATATGTAACACGTCGTCGTCGTAAAAAGATTTTAAAACTTGCTAAAGGGTATGTAGGTTCGAAGCACCGTTTATTTAAAACTGCACAAGGACAGGTAATGAAGTCCTTCCTATACGCTTACCGCGATCGTCGCCAAAAGAAGCGCGACTTCCGTAAGCTATGGATCACGCGTATTAACGCGGCAGCTCGTATTAACGGTCTTTCTTACAACCGTTTTATGCACGGTCTAAAGACTGCTGGAATCGACATGAACCGTAAGATGCTTGCTGATCTTGCTGTTAATGACGAAAAAGCATTCGCAGACTTAGCTGCTAAAGCTAAAGAAAACCTAAAGTAA
- the rpmI gene encoding 50S ribosomal protein L35 encodes MPKMKTHRGAAKRFKKTGTGKLKRAKAYTSHLAANKSQKQKRKLRKSGIVSKGDQKRIGQMI; translated from the coding sequence ATGCCAAAAATGAAAACGCACAGAGGTGCTGCAAAACGTTTCAAAAAGACAGGTACTGGTAAGCTAAAGCGCGCGAAGGCGTATACTAGCCACCTTGCTGCTAACAAGAGCCAGAAGCAAAAGCGCAAGCTTCGCAAGTCTGGTATCGTTTCTAAAGGTGACCAAAAGCGCATCGGTCAAATGATCTAA
- the infC gene encoding translation initiation factor IF-3, which produces MFVNENIRAREVRLIGANGDQIGVKSKQEALEMARNAELDLVMVAPNAKPPVCRIMDYGKFRYEQQKKEKEARKNQKVINIKEVRLSPNIDDHDFNTKLKNARKFLSKGDKVKAAIRFRGRAITHSELGRDVLMKLAKECEDISTIEAKPKMEGRSMFLVLAPVEEK; this is translated from the coding sequence ATGTTTGTTAACGAAAACATTCGTGCTCGCGAAGTGCGTCTAATTGGTGCTAACGGCGATCAAATCGGCGTGAAGTCGAAGCAGGAAGCACTAGAGATGGCTCGTAACGCAGAGCTTGATTTAGTTATGGTAGCACCTAACGCGAAACCACCTGTATGTCGCATTATGGACTACGGGAAGTTCCGCTACGAGCAACAAAAGAAAGAAAAAGAAGCTCGTAAAAATCAGAAGGTAATCAATATTAAGGAAGTACGATTAAGCCCAAATATTGATGATCACGACTTTAACACGAAGCTAAAGAATGCTCGCAAATTCTTATCTAAAGGCGATAAGGTAAAAGCAGCAATCCGTTTCCGTGGTCGTGCAATTACACACTCTGAATTAGGACGTGACGTTCTAATGAAGCTTGCAAAAGAGTGTGAAGATATTTCAACGATTGAAGCAAAGCCAAAGATGGAAGGTCGTAGCATGTTCCTCGTGCTCGCACCTGTGGAAGAAAAGTAA
- a CDS encoding EAL domain-containing protein, which translates to MWRSTNVVGDWIETFRFQLEKDYGVISESLNEHLFTLEGIWDAVDSSNMIAIFSNQGEILHANETFCKVSGYANKELVGESYTILKSDKYDPALYKDLCNHLKNNEYWHGELKNQTKSGDNYWVLARVFPILSENGETAVYLTIQTDITEGRLAEVQHRVELEKDFASVIKHLQNFVLRVVQTNHTYKVKLLEGKLAEALKLKQLDLDTLDVRDLLGAEEDYPYIDRQFQKAFHGQTVHFEFEKSNYYLHASLSPIYKRGQITEVVVSVSDVTEMKKAELTAKSIAFQDTLTGLPNRRLLEEQLLYDLEEAKEKQHKMALLLIDLDHFKHINDMFGHSIGDQFIMMIAERLQAIPLQDFADEHRLYHLGGDEFAISLVGYSEETLMDLLDVVLESFDEPFPHLEDGFHQLASIGVAEATSNYVQSEDLMKNADMALYSAKHAGGQTYRFFEDRMRGEFLVSVQIENDIRQALKAGNQFALHYQPVKRADTKETIGVEALVRWFHPKKGLISPAEFIPVAERTGLIIPLGEWIVRKACQDLYAMRLEGLTLTVAINISTEQMKQPDFVDIIRTIVRTEGVDPSNIQLEITENALMENTAESVAKIDMLRALGFTIAIDDFGTGYSSLSYLKHFKVDSLKIDQSFIRDLPRENADKAIVAATLQLGEKLGITTVAEGVETEASSQYLKESGCSYLQGYHFSKPIPYQELMMYLDREKVKF; encoded by the coding sequence ATGTGGCGGTCAACAAATGTGGTGGGTGATTGGATCGAAACATTTCGATTCCAGCTTGAGAAAGATTATGGCGTTATTTCAGAAAGCCTAAACGAACATTTATTCACCTTGGAAGGAATTTGGGATGCAGTTGATTCCTCCAATATGATTGCTATCTTTTCTAATCAAGGAGAGATCCTCCACGCAAACGAGACGTTTTGCAAGGTCAGTGGCTATGCAAATAAGGAGCTCGTTGGAGAAAGCTATACGATTCTAAAATCAGATAAGTATGACCCCGCGCTTTATAAAGATCTGTGCAATCATTTAAAAAACAACGAGTATTGGCACGGAGAGCTCAAAAACCAAACGAAGTCTGGCGATAACTACTGGGTGCTTGCTCGCGTATTCCCTATTTTAAGTGAGAACGGCGAAACAGCTGTATATTTGACGATACAAACAGATATAACAGAAGGTAGACTTGCAGAAGTGCAGCACCGCGTCGAGCTTGAAAAGGATTTTGCGTCTGTGATTAAACACTTACAAAATTTTGTTTTACGCGTTGTGCAAACGAATCATACATATAAAGTGAAGCTATTAGAAGGAAAGCTTGCTGAAGCGTTAAAGTTGAAGCAGCTTGATTTAGACACGCTAGATGTAAGAGACCTGTTAGGCGCGGAAGAAGATTATCCTTATATTGACCGCCAGTTTCAAAAAGCATTTCACGGTCAAACCGTTCATTTTGAGTTCGAAAAAAGCAATTACTACTTACACGCTAGCTTATCGCCGATCTATAAAAGAGGGCAAATTACCGAAGTGGTTGTCTCTGTTAGTGATGTGACAGAGATGAAGAAGGCGGAGCTAACAGCGAAGAGTATTGCTTTTCAAGATACGCTGACAGGACTTCCTAACAGGCGACTTCTAGAGGAACAACTTTTATACGATTTAGAAGAGGCAAAGGAAAAGCAGCACAAAATGGCACTTCTCCTCATTGATCTCGATCATTTTAAGCATATTAATGATATGTTTGGCCACTCTATTGGCGATCAATTCATTATGATGATCGCAGAGCGACTTCAAGCTATTCCATTACAGGACTTTGCTGACGAGCATCGCCTTTACCATCTCGGCGGAGACGAGTTCGCTATTTCTTTAGTGGGCTACTCGGAAGAGACGTTGATGGACTTACTCGATGTCGTCTTAGAATCCTTCGACGAGCCCTTCCCTCATTTAGAGGATGGTTTTCATCAGCTCGCAAGTATAGGAGTGGCAGAGGCTACGAGTAATTATGTACAATCTGAAGATCTCATGAAGAATGCAGATATGGCTCTCTACAGTGCCAAGCATGCGGGTGGCCAAACGTACCGATTCTTCGAAGACAGAATGAGAGGCGAATTCCTTGTTTCTGTCCAAATAGAGAATGACATTCGTCAAGCGCTTAAAGCAGGCAATCAATTTGCTTTACATTATCAGCCAGTAAAGCGCGCAGATACGAAAGAAACAATCGGTGTGGAGGCGCTCGTTAGATGGTTTCACCCTAAAAAGGGGCTCATCTCTCCAGCGGAATTTATTCCGGTTGCAGAGCGTACAGGGCTCATCATCCCACTCGGAGAGTGGATCGTGCGCAAGGCTTGCCAAGATCTTTATGCGATGAGGCTTGAAGGGCTCACGTTAACCGTTGCAATTAATATCTCTACCGAGCAAATGAAGCAACCGGACTTCGTTGATATCATTCGTACAATTGTGCGGACAGAGGGCGTAGACCCTTCCAATATTCAGCTTGAGATTACCGAGAATGCTCTAATGGAAAATACGGCTGAGTCTGTTGCAAAGATCGATATGCTTCGTGCATTAGGGTTTACGATTGCGATTGATGATTTCGGCACAGGCTATTCGTCACTAAGCTATTTAAAGCATTTTAAAGTGGACTCGTTAAAAATTGATCAGTCCTTTATTCGAGATTTGCCACGAGAAAATGCTGATAAAGCAATCGTCGCAGCAACGCTCCAATTAGGAGAGAAGCTAGGAATAACAACTGTTGCAGAAGGTGTAGAAACAGAGGCAAGTAGCCAATATTTAAAAGAGAGTGGCTGCTCTTATTTACAAGGCTATCACTTCTCAAAGCCTATTCCATATCAAGAACTAATGATGTATCTTGATAGAGAGAAGGTAAAGTTTTAG